From one Fundidesulfovibrio putealis DSM 16056 genomic stretch:
- a CDS encoding relaxase/mobilization nuclease domain-containing protein codes for MIAKLIKGKGFRGAVEYDLQPGKSVLLETNMAGETPRALASEFGAVRVMRPRLAKAVCHTSLSIHPDERLTDDQWREAAHAWMQGMGFVNNQYIISHHTDAKHPHIHILVNRIMLDGQVVSDSHDYKRQETIVRGLERQFGLRMVPPSQEVGRTAPKKGELEHSLRTGESSARMKLQNAVDTALGRGCSLDAFRDRLALVGVEVRLNTASTGFVSGISFSLDGVAFKGSKLGKSYTWNSLQQRGLRHEQDRGRSQQELGDGAWLGREMGRSHQDAADAGFGRGGHAPGQACSFEQAGIPSCQEYVGGNFPLADFAAGHKEREREREIIRKRGQDLSR; via the coding sequence GTGATTGCCAAGCTGATCAAGGGGAAAGGCTTCCGTGGCGCGGTGGAATACGACCTGCAACCCGGCAAGAGCGTGTTGCTGGAAACCAACATGGCCGGGGAAACGCCACGCGCGCTTGCCTCCGAATTCGGAGCCGTGCGTGTCATGCGACCTAGGCTCGCCAAGGCGGTCTGCCACACGAGCCTGAGCATCCATCCTGATGAGCGCCTGACCGACGACCAATGGCGTGAGGCGGCTCACGCCTGGATGCAGGGCATGGGGTTCGTGAACAATCAATACATCATCAGCCATCACACCGACGCGAAGCATCCGCACATTCATATTCTGGTTAACCGGATCATGCTGGACGGCCAGGTAGTCAGCGACTCCCACGACTACAAACGCCAGGAGACCATCGTTCGCGGCCTGGAGCGTCAATTCGGCTTGCGTATGGTGCCACCAAGCCAGGAAGTGGGCCGTACAGCCCCCAAAAAGGGAGAACTTGAGCACTCCCTGAGGACGGGAGAGTCCTCGGCTCGGATGAAACTGCAAAACGCGGTGGACACAGCGCTTGGCCGTGGGTGTTCACTGGACGCCTTCCGCGACCGGCTGGCCTTGGTAGGGGTTGAAGTCCGCCTGAACACAGCCAGTACGGGTTTCGTCTCGGGAATCAGCTTCTCTCTTGATGGCGTCGCCTTCAAGGGGAGCAAGCTCGGCAAAAGCTATACTTGGAATTCACTTCAGCAAAGAGGTTTACGCCATGAGCAAGACAGAGGACGTTCGCAACAAGAGCTTGGGGATGGGGCTTGGCTCGGACGGGAGATGGGGAGGAGCCACCAGGACGCAGCAGATGCCGGATTCGGAAGAGGCGGCCATGCTCCAGGACAGGCTTGCTCTTTTGAACAAGCAGGAATTCCTTCGTGCCAAGAGTACGTCGGAGGTAATTTCCCTCTTGCAGACTTTGCAGCGGGACATAAAGAGCGCGAGCGAGAACGTGAGATCATCCGCAAACGAGGTCAGGACCTATCCCGTTGA
- a CDS encoding plasmid mobilization protein: MEDRLQGRIRPGGRPKGDPSAVRRITIGVRVNATEWETLQRKASHMGMSPAQWLRTAALSRQLPPAPVPEANREAYGELTRLAVNINQIARAANEGRAVVSSTILLGVRKEIIRLQRALLGEEL, translated from the coding sequence ATGGAAGACAGACTCCAAGGAAGAATTCGACCAGGGGGACGCCCCAAGGGCGATCCTTCTGCCGTGCGCCGGATTACAATCGGTGTCCGCGTCAATGCCACCGAATGGGAAACACTCCAGCGCAAGGCCAGTCACATGGGCATGAGCCCAGCGCAATGGCTTCGCACTGCGGCGTTGAGTCGTCAGTTGCCACCTGCACCCGTACCCGAGGCCAATCGTGAAGCCTATGGCGAATTGACGCGCCTTGCCGTCAACATCAACCAAATCGCCCGGGCCGCCAACGAGGGGCGCGCCGTTGTTTCGTCCACTATCCTCCTTGGCGTCCGCAAGGAAATCATTCGCCTTCAGCGGGCTTTGCTGGGGGAAGAATTGTGA
- a CDS encoding YfjI family protein, which produces MPEQITFGSPVLFEEQSPGAIPHDILPGVIGEFASAVSASIQVPFELPLLNALGAVAATSQRKYRVLIREGYTETLNIYGVAILPPGERKSAAKDACRAPLLEWEREQQRQTAEILKYAHAQRQVQEELTRVAIAKAKRCQDSSEQRDLIRQVAQLREEMESLPVAPRLLADDATPEGLAALMAQQDQRIAMIEAEGGFLDILAGRYSHGAPNLDAVLKSWSGEAVRIDRRHAEPILIEEPTLTLILSAQPDVLAGAAQTPAFRGRGLLGRMLFLLPKSLVGTRAVETLPIPSDLSDAYGSTLRNLLQLPWKRDAQGNIVPYLLPLSHEARAIWYAFANSIEADLADGGPLSRMRDWGGKLPGQTLRLAGLCHVTLHDVPQHHPISGQTLESAVKLAKHLIEHSRAVFSLMGADDSIECAKVILQWLRQDRLASFTGRGALEKVKGRWPKMALVNMGLTILEERGFILPRDHATGGRGRPSRVFLVNPCIHADPTSES; this is translated from the coding sequence ATGCCTGAGCAGATCACTTTCGGCAGCCCTGTGCTCTTCGAGGAGCAGTCCCCGGGAGCCATTCCCCATGATATCCTCCCTGGCGTAATCGGTGAATTTGCCTCTGCCGTTAGCGCTTCGATCCAGGTCCCCTTTGAGTTGCCGTTGCTCAATGCCCTAGGAGCGGTAGCGGCGACCAGCCAGCGAAAATACCGCGTGCTGATCCGAGAGGGGTATACGGAGACGCTCAACATCTATGGAGTAGCCATCCTGCCCCCTGGCGAGCGTAAAAGCGCTGCCAAGGACGCCTGCCGTGCACCGCTCCTGGAATGGGAACGCGAACAGCAGCGACAGACCGCTGAAATCCTGAAATACGCGCACGCCCAGCGCCAAGTGCAGGAAGAGTTGACCCGCGTGGCCATCGCCAAGGCCAAACGCTGCCAGGATTCCTCCGAACAGCGTGACTTGATCCGTCAGGTGGCGCAGCTCCGCGAAGAGATGGAATCGCTTCCGGTGGCTCCCCGGCTGCTGGCGGACGACGCCACTCCCGAAGGACTGGCCGCCTTGATGGCCCAGCAGGACCAGCGCATCGCCATGATCGAGGCCGAGGGCGGCTTTCTTGACATCCTTGCAGGGCGCTACAGCCACGGCGCTCCCAACCTGGATGCGGTGCTCAAGTCGTGGAGCGGGGAAGCCGTGCGGATCGACCGCCGTCACGCCGAACCCATCCTGATTGAAGAACCTACCTTGACACTTATCCTCAGCGCACAGCCCGACGTGCTGGCCGGGGCAGCCCAGACGCCTGCCTTTCGAGGTCGCGGCCTGCTTGGGCGCATGCTCTTCCTGCTGCCAAAGAGTCTTGTTGGAACGCGGGCGGTGGAAACCTTGCCCATCCCCTCGGACCTCAGCGATGCCTACGGCTCCACCTTGAGAAACCTGCTTCAACTTCCATGGAAGAGGGATGCTCAGGGGAACATCGTCCCTTACTTGCTGCCATTGAGCCACGAAGCGCGAGCCATCTGGTACGCTTTCGCCAACTCCATCGAAGCCGATCTGGCGGACGGGGGGCCGCTCAGCCGCATGCGCGACTGGGGCGGCAAACTCCCCGGACAGACTCTTCGTCTGGCCGGACTGTGCCATGTCACGCTTCACGATGTTCCCCAGCATCATCCCATCTCCGGGCAGACCCTTGAAAGTGCGGTGAAGCTCGCCAAGCATCTGATCGAGCACTCTCGGGCAGTGTTCAGTCTCATGGGCGCGGACGATAGCATCGAGTGCGCGAAAGTGATTTTGCAGTGGCTCCGGCAAGACCGGCTGGCGTCCTTCACGGGGCGCGGCGCTCTGGAAAAGGTCAAGGGACGATGGCCCAAAATGGCCCTGGTGAACATGGGCCTGACCATACTTGAGGAGCGCGGCTTCATTCTGCCTCGGGATCATGCGACTGGCGGACGCGGGCGACCGTCCCGGGTGTTCTTGGTCAATCCCTGCATCCACGCCGATCCTACTTCGGAGTCATGA
- a CDS encoding helix-turn-helix transcriptional regulator: MLSFAELNPAKESSMPHIVPKRTLNNREAAAYLGLSPGTLEVWRSLGKGPRFRKHGRRVIYEIKDLDDYSASRIVETRDTAEILRGPHA, translated from the coding sequence ATGCTTTCCTTTGCCGAACTTAACCCGGCAAAGGAGAGCAGCATGCCCCACATCGTACCTAAGCGGACCTTAAACAACCGAGAAGCAGCCGCCTATCTCGGCCTCAGTCCTGGCACCCTCGAAGTCTGGCGATCCCTTGGGAAAGGACCCCGCTTTCGAAAGCACGGACGGAGGGTTATCTATGAAATTAAAGACTTAGACGATTATTCTGCGTCTAGGATCGTCGAGACCCGCGACACCGCTGAAATCCTGCGAGGCCCCCATGCCTGA